A genomic segment from Chiroxiphia lanceolata isolate bChiLan1 chromosome 27, bChiLan1.pri, whole genome shotgun sequence encodes:
- the LOC116799276 gene encoding calcium/calmodulin-dependent protein kinase type IV-like, translating to MPSSKSESEFWIDGSHREVALEDFYVVGPELGRGATSVVFSCQEKGTGAPYAAKILKKTIDKKIVRTEIGVLLRLSHPNIIKLKEIFETPSEIALVLELVTGGELFDRIVERGFYSERDAAHVVKQILEAVSYLHENGVVHRDLKPENLLYADLSPDAPLKIGDFGLSKIVDEQDTMKTVCGTPGYCAPEILHGCPYGPEVDMWSVGVITYILLCGFEPFFDPRGDQYMYSRILTCDYEFVSPWWDEVSPNAKDLVRKLIVLDPQKRLTVSQALEHPWVTGKAAKFAHMDSTQKKLQEFNARRKLKAAMKAVVASSRLGNHGHHDCSRGGRSQGGPRGPHPPQGSGTTGPGAPTAGEDLGVFQSDHPAVPPVPLPGAGCQS from the exons ATGCCGTCCTCCAAGAGCGAGAGCGAGTTCTGGATCGACGGATCCCACCGCGAGGTGGCCCTGGAAGATTTCTACGTCGTGGGCCCCGAGCTGGGACG gGGAGCCACCTCGGTGGTGTTCAGCTGCCAGGAGAAGGGAACAGGAGCCCCCTACGCTGCCAAGATCCTGAAGAAGACG ATTGACAAAAAGATCGTGAGGACGGAGATCGGGGTCCTGCTGCGGCTCTCACACCCCAACATC ATCAAGCTGAAGGAGATTTTCGAGACGCCCTCGGAGATCGCGCTCGTCCTGGAGCTGGTGACGGGGGGAGAGCTCTTTGACAG GATCGTGGAGAGGGGGTTCTACAGCGAGCGGGACGCGGCTCACGTGGTCAAGCAGATCCTGGAGGCGGTTTCG TATTTGCACGAAAACGGGGTCGTCCACCGGGACCTGAAGCCGGAGAACCTGCTCTACGCAGACCTGTCCCCCGACGCGCCCCTCAAAATCG GTGACTTCGGGCTCTCCAAGATCGTGGACGAGCAGGACACCATGAAAACAGTCTGTGGGACGCCGGGGTACTGCG CCCCCGAGATCCTCCACGGGTGCCCCTACGGCCCTGAAGTGGACATGTGGAGCGTGGGCGTCATCACCTACATCCT GCTCTGTGGCTTCGAGCCCTTCTTCGACCCGCGGGGGGACCAGTACATGTACAGCCGCATCCTCACCTGCGACTACGAGTTCGTGTCCCCGTGGTGGGACGAGGTGTCCCCCAACGCCAAGGACCTG GTCAGAAAACTGATCGTTTTGGACCCCCAGAAGAGGCTGACGGTCTCCCAGGCCCTGGAGCACCCCTGGGTCACCGGGAAAGCTGCTAAGTTTGCTCACATGGACAGCACGCAGAAGAAGCTGCAGGAATTCAATGCCAGGAGGAAACTGAAG GCTGCCATGAAGGCCGTGGTGGCCTCCAGCCGCCTGGGCAACCACGGGCACCACGACTGCTCCCGCGGCGGGCGCAGCCAGGGGGGTCCCCGGGGcccccacccaccccagggCTCGGGGACCaccggccccggagcccccacGGCCGGCGAGGACCTCGGCGTGTTCCAGAGCGACCACCCCGccgtgccccccgtgcccc TGCCCGGCGCCGGCTGCCAGAGCTAA